The following proteins are encoded in a genomic region of Streptomyces sp. SLBN-31:
- a CDS encoding calcium-binding protein: protein MIRRPVAGVIRTGAVVGAAAGLLVGAGASADAASDSTPSDPVVSGVTVNSGHDVIVGITHNVSFPVTVTGSDDSGLLSADVDLKGPHGGFYTTDAMCESGTACTMVFTVNAHPAPGSDDPVDLANANAGTWSVDTLVDANDGDSVFAPSVGSFGLKRAAQLTVNAAPEPVSKGAYITVTGKLVRANWDTYRYAGYAGRAVKLQFRPKDSSTYTTVATVTTSNTGTLSTKVKAVRDGYWRWNFAGSTTTGPAKAAGDYVDVRP from the coding sequence ATGATCCGTAGACCTGTTGCCGGGGTGATACGTACAGGCGCGGTGGTGGGGGCCGCCGCCGGCCTTCTGGTGGGGGCCGGCGCCTCGGCCGACGCCGCGTCCGACAGCACACCGAGCGATCCCGTGGTCAGCGGTGTCACCGTCAACTCGGGGCACGACGTGATCGTGGGCATCACGCACAACGTGTCGTTCCCGGTGACCGTCACCGGGTCGGACGACTCGGGCCTGCTCTCCGCGGACGTGGATCTGAAGGGGCCGCACGGCGGCTTCTACACCACCGATGCCATGTGCGAGAGCGGTACGGCGTGCACCATGGTGTTCACCGTCAACGCGCACCCGGCCCCGGGAAGCGACGACCCGGTGGACCTGGCGAACGCCAACGCGGGCACCTGGTCGGTCGACACCTTGGTCGACGCCAACGACGGCGACTCCGTGTTCGCCCCGAGCGTGGGGTCCTTCGGCCTCAAGCGAGCGGCGCAGCTGACCGTGAACGCCGCGCCGGAACCCGTCTCCAAGGGCGCCTACATCACCGTCACCGGCAAGCTCGTCCGGGCCAACTGGGACACCTACCGGTACGCGGGATACGCGGGCCGGGCCGTGAAACTCCAGTTCCGTCCGAAGGACAGCAGCACCTACACCACCGTCGCCACGGTGACCACCAGTAACACCGGCACGCTGTCCACCAAGGTCAAGGCGGTCCGGGACGGCTACTGGCGCTGGAACTTCGCGGGCTCCACGACCACCGGTCCCGCCAAGGCCGCCGGCGACTACGTCGACGTACGCCCCTGA
- a CDS encoding PP2C family protein-serine/threonine phosphatase → MDDFEVDDVVQRALDRLTLLAEATTALSSTLDSHKGLSRVCRILVPQLADWAAVDLIEDDGRPRRVSVVHHDPEVLPVGGLTGELPPVPEVPVGPLARVLGGAGPLLLTSADMPPVTQAADALHARQLELFAQFGTDTAVVAPLRARRQVLGAVTVGRSAGRAPLTSSDLAMVEDLAHRMALGVDNARLHRETQHIAERLQRSLLPTLPETGPLRLAARYMPAATTAEVGGDWYDSFTLPTGHTTMIIGDVTGHDLRAAVTMSQLRNMLRGIGCDREEPPGSILRRLDLAHHTLYPQATATCVYGLLGEREDGAWTLDFSSAGHPPPLLITHDGDTRYLTGGQGLLLGVDPDEPRPHAVEVLPAGSTVLLYTDGLIERRGEGLDAGMTRLRQHAAALAREPLEIFCDELLTGLATDHADDVAVLVARLPERSRRAVPDA, encoded by the coding sequence GTGGACGACTTCGAAGTCGATGATGTGGTGCAGCGGGCCCTGGACCGGCTGACGCTGCTAGCCGAGGCGACGACCGCGCTGTCCAGCACGCTCGATTCGCACAAGGGCCTGAGCCGGGTGTGCCGCATCCTGGTTCCGCAGTTGGCGGACTGGGCCGCGGTGGACCTGATCGAGGACGACGGCAGGCCGCGGCGCGTCAGCGTCGTGCACCACGATCCCGAGGTGCTGCCGGTCGGCGGCCTGACCGGTGAGCTGCCCCCCGTTCCCGAAGTGCCCGTGGGGCCGCTGGCCAGGGTGCTGGGCGGGGCCGGGCCGCTGCTGCTGACGTCCGCGGACATGCCCCCCGTCACGCAGGCGGCGGATGCGCTGCACGCGCGGCAGCTCGAACTGTTCGCGCAGTTCGGCACGGACACCGCGGTCGTCGCTCCGCTACGGGCCCGCCGCCAGGTGCTGGGCGCGGTGACCGTCGGCCGCAGCGCCGGGCGGGCGCCGCTGACCAGCAGTGACCTGGCGATGGTGGAGGACCTGGCGCATCGCATGGCGCTGGGGGTGGACAACGCGCGGTTGCACCGGGAGACACAGCACATCGCCGAACGCCTCCAGCGTTCACTGCTGCCGACGCTGCCCGAGACCGGCCCGCTGCGGCTGGCCGCCCGCTACATGCCCGCCGCGACCACCGCCGAGGTCGGCGGCGACTGGTACGACAGCTTCACGCTCCCCACCGGCCACACCACGATGATCATCGGCGACGTCACGGGCCACGATCTGCGGGCGGCGGTCACCATGAGCCAGCTGCGCAACATGCTGCGCGGCATCGGCTGCGACCGCGAGGAGCCTCCCGGGAGCATCCTGCGCCGTCTGGACCTGGCTCACCACACGCTGTATCCGCAGGCGACCGCCACCTGTGTGTACGGCCTGCTCGGCGAGCGCGAGGACGGGGCCTGGACGCTGGACTTCTCCAGCGCCGGACACCCACCGCCGCTGCTGATCACCCACGACGGCGACACCCGCTATCTGACCGGAGGCCAGGGCCTCCTCCTCGGCGTCGACCCCGACGAGCCGCGCCCGCACGCCGTCGAGGTGCTGCCCGCCGGCTCGACCGTGCTGCTCTACACCGACGGCCTGATCGAGCGCCGCGGCGAGGGCCTGGACGCCGGCATGACCCGGCTGCGGCAACACGCGGCCGCCCTCGCCCGTGAGCCCCTGGAGATCTTCTGCGACGAGCTCCTCACCGGGCTTGCCACCGATCACGCCGACGACGTCGCCGTCCTCGTCGCCCGCCTGCCCGAGCGTTCCAGGCGCGCGGTGCCCGACGCGTGA
- a CDS encoding AraC family transcriptional regulator, which produces MCLEEIRTLLARHVRPDWTTAVDGVLISKVDRPDPPSPSMSGTVLAVIAQGAKRLALGDRVYEYGPGQYLVASVDLPVTGEFLQVAPGRPALGFGLTLEASAIAELLLQAGPGDIPRAGAAAPSGIAVSDAPAPLLDALVRLLRLLDEPRDRAVLAPLIKREILWRLITGEQGATVRQLGLADSGLSHISRAVRWIREHFAEPFRVEDVARMSGMSASAFYRNFQAVTAMSPIQFQKQIRLQEARLLLATHPGDVTGVGRRVGYDNPSQFSREYRRQFGAPPSRDAARIRNSERTPATALP; this is translated from the coding sequence ATGTGCCTCGAAGAGATCCGCACCTTGCTGGCGCGGCATGTCCGCCCCGACTGGACCACGGCCGTCGACGGCGTCCTGATCTCGAAGGTGGACCGGCCGGATCCGCCGTCGCCGTCGATGTCCGGGACGGTCCTCGCCGTCATCGCGCAGGGCGCCAAACGCCTCGCCCTCGGCGACCGCGTCTACGAGTACGGTCCCGGCCAGTACCTGGTCGCCTCCGTCGACCTGCCCGTCACGGGGGAGTTCCTCCAGGTCGCCCCCGGGCGGCCGGCCCTCGGCTTCGGCCTCACACTGGAGGCGTCCGCCATCGCCGAACTGCTGTTGCAGGCGGGGCCCGGAGACATTCCCCGCGCCGGTGCGGCCGCGCCCTCGGGCATCGCGGTCAGCGATGCGCCGGCACCGCTGCTGGACGCGTTGGTCCGGCTGCTGCGCCTGCTGGACGAACCCCGGGACCGGGCAGTGCTGGCACCCCTGATCAAGCGCGAGATCCTGTGGCGGCTGATCACCGGCGAGCAGGGGGCGACGGTGCGTCAACTCGGCCTGGCCGACAGCGGCCTGAGCCACATCTCCCGGGCCGTGCGCTGGATCCGCGAGCACTTCGCGGAGCCTTTCCGGGTCGAGGACGTCGCGCGCATGTCCGGCATGAGCGCCTCCGCCTTCTACCGCAACTTCCAGGCGGTGACCGCGATGAGCCCGATCCAGTTCCAGAAGCAGATCCGGCTGCAGGAGGCCCGCCTGCTGCTCGCCACCCACCCCGGCGACGTCACCGGGGTCGGCCGGCGCGTCGGGTACGACAATCCCTCACAGTTCAGCCGGGAGTACCGCCGCCAGTTCGGCGCACCCCCCAGCCGGGACGCGGCCCGCATCCGCAACTCCGAACGCACCCCCGCGACCGCCCTGCCCTGA
- a CDS encoding DUF6204 family protein: MSTRTFRITVRGVFDGLDAGQRAELLSRAAEHDVLRAAFTPEGHLSYDLAARTAFTFRFLDSGEEEEDILEASERAEEAARAWLTERGYGYKNLRSQAEDLSQAPLGKRQRRAAAQRNA, from the coding sequence ATGAGTACTCGCACTTTCCGGATCACGGTCCGCGGTGTCTTCGACGGGCTGGACGCCGGCCAGCGAGCCGAACTCCTGAGCCGCGCCGCGGAGCACGACGTTCTGCGCGCGGCCTTCACGCCCGAGGGGCACCTCAGTTACGACCTGGCGGCGCGTACCGCCTTCACCTTCCGGTTCCTGGACTCCGGAGAGGAAGAGGAGGACATCCTGGAGGCCTCCGAACGCGCCGAGGAGGCGGCGAGGGCGTGGCTGACCGAGCGCGGGTACGGCTACAAGAATCTCCGGTCCCAGGCGGAGGACCTCTCTCAGGCGCCCCTTGGCAAACGGCAACGCCGCGCCGCCGCCCAGAGGAACGCCTGA
- a CDS encoding GMC oxidoreductase → MDADLTRAERLLHVDAHAFDRAPFADEVGGRLAALFYSGRPLDRRVAPMPLAVTTRSDGAHAWSGTGVVLGPAAHDERVEIADRCLCLRVVLHGGTVTGVVVRDLGTGTEAEVGARAVVVAADALRTPQLLHASGVRPPALGRYLNDQPQVVFAVRSPDEVVAAHRAVTGRTRDTDGAIVPRSGVSWVPCTDEQPFHGQVTQLDASPVPLTDDTDIEPGAVVGLAGSAPRTSRPRTVSIRRLRTDPYGLPAPRIHYRYTDRDLAAMKRAKKAVAEAGAALGVPLDDSRVLLAAGSSLHYQGTTRMGPADDATSVCDDHSRVRNTRGLWVAGTTSSPRPPPAMRP, encoded by the coding sequence ATGGACGCCGACCTCACCCGCGCCGAACGGCTCCTGCATGTCGACGCGCACGCCTTCGACCGGGCGCCCTTCGCGGACGAGGTAGGCGGCCGGCTGGCCGCCCTCTTCTACAGCGGCCGCCCGCTCGACCGGCGCGTGGCCCCGATGCCCCTGGCCGTCACCACACGGTCGGACGGGGCGCACGCCTGGAGCGGAACCGGCGTCGTCCTCGGTCCGGCCGCACACGACGAGCGCGTCGAGATCGCCGACCGCTGCCTGTGCCTGCGCGTCGTCCTGCACGGGGGCACGGTGACCGGGGTCGTCGTACGCGACCTGGGCACCGGCACGGAGGCCGAGGTCGGCGCACGCGCGGTCGTCGTGGCGGCAGACGCCCTGCGCACGCCGCAACTCCTGCACGCCTCCGGCGTCCGCCCGCCCGCACTGGGCCGCTACCTCAACGACCAGCCGCAGGTCGTCTTCGCCGTTCGTTCGCCCGACGAGGTCGTCGCGGCACACCGCGCGGTCACCGGCCGCACGCGCGACACCGACGGCGCCATCGTCCCGCGGAGCGGGGTGAGTTGGGTGCCCTGCACCGACGAGCAGCCCTTCCACGGCCAGGTCACGCAGTTGGACGCCTCGCCCGTCCCGCTCACCGACGACACGGACATCGAGCCCGGAGCCGTCGTGGGACTGGCTGGTTCTGCGCCAAGGACGTCACGGCCGAGGACCGTGTCGATTCGCCGACTCCGGACGGACCCGTACGGCCTGCCCGCGCCGCGCATCCACTACCGCTACACCGACCGGGACCTGGCCGCCATGAAACGGGCCAAGAAGGCCGTCGCCGAAGCGGGAGCCGCTCTGGGCGTCCCGCTGGACGACTCCCGCGTCCTGCTCGCCGCCGGCAGCTCGCTGCACTACCAGGGCACCACGCGCATGGGCCCCGCCGACGACGCCACCAGCGTCTGCGACGACCACAGCCGCGTCCGGAACACCCGCGGACTGTGGGTGGCCGGCACAACGTCCTCCCCCCGGCCACCGCCTGCAATGCGACCCTGA
- a CDS encoding ANTAR domain-containing protein has product MQSPTPRSRFTALSTAIVHPELTEAEHTQLSRVLAARSTIHMAEGALMVLGPMRLDDAGRGLVDLSRALTMHLHVVAEHILNLVQGKPVPDHVSDALHDVLAQYRT; this is encoded by the coding sequence ATGCAGTCGCCAACGCCGCGGTCCCGTTTCACGGCACTGTCGACGGCCATCGTCCACCCGGAGTTGACCGAGGCTGAGCACACCCAGCTGAGCCGCGTGCTGGCCGCACGGTCCACCATTCACATGGCGGAGGGCGCGCTGATGGTGCTCGGTCCCATGCGGCTCGACGACGCGGGCCGGGGCCTTGTGGATCTCTCGCGCGCTCTCACCATGCACCTGCACGTGGTGGCGGAACACATCCTGAATCTGGTGCAGGGAAAGCCCGTTCCCGACCACGTGAGCGACGCCCTGCACGACGTCCTGGCGCAGTACCGGACCTGA
- a CDS encoding putative quinol monooxygenase: MIATYGFHATLTARPGMGDRLVELLLTGLDEGSPGASEHCLVYLVSRSASDPDVVQVVEGWTSEEDHHRLFAGEAAQAIVGRIGGLLAKESEYTDHVPVLGKAAF; the protein is encoded by the coding sequence ATGATCGCCACCTATGGTTTCCACGCCACTCTGACCGCCCGGCCGGGCATGGGCGACCGGCTCGTCGAACTCCTGCTGACAGGCCTGGACGAGGGCAGCCCCGGGGCGAGCGAACACTGCCTCGTCTATCTCGTCTCCCGCTCCGCGTCCGACCCCGACGTGGTGCAGGTGGTCGAGGGCTGGACCAGCGAGGAGGACCACCACCGGCTCTTCGCCGGCGAGGCCGCCCAGGCCATCGTGGGGCGGATCGGCGGGCTGCTCGCCAAGGAGTCCGAGTACACCGACCATGTCCCGGTCCTCGGCAAGGCCGCCTTCTGA
- a CDS encoding alpha/beta hydrolase: MTSARPALDPELRELLADMPLMSRLDPEVLRMLRQLPSTPVDTLLARRQVDRREITVPAEDGVAIPLSVYRSARAERPEAAPCVYWMHGGGMVMGDRFSQIDIPLEWLDELGAVVVSVEYRLAPEATGTTLVDDCYQGLLWIAEHATELGIDPDRIVVAGASAGGGLAAGVALLARDLGAPAIVAQVLICPMLDHRATTPSSRQYTGVPGVWTGEMNAFGWRAVLGDLTEDEIPAYVSPALADDLSGLPAAYIDTGSAEVFRDEDADYASRIWAAGGQAELHVWAGGFHGFDALFPQARISTTARRTRTDWLARRLSA; the protein is encoded by the coding sequence ATGACCAGCGCACGCCCGGCCCTCGACCCCGAACTCCGTGAGCTGCTGGCCGACATGCCGCTCATGTCGCGGCTCGACCCGGAAGTCCTCAGGATGCTGCGTCAGCTGCCCTCGACGCCCGTCGACACTCTCCTCGCGCGCCGGCAGGTCGACCGTCGCGAGATCACCGTGCCGGCCGAGGACGGAGTTGCCATCCCCCTGTCGGTCTATCGGTCCGCACGCGCCGAACGGCCCGAGGCCGCGCCCTGCGTGTACTGGATGCACGGCGGCGGAATGGTCATGGGCGACCGGTTCTCCCAGATCGACATCCCCCTGGAATGGCTCGACGAACTCGGCGCGGTCGTGGTGAGCGTCGAGTACCGGCTCGCCCCCGAGGCCACCGGCACCACCCTCGTGGACGACTGCTACCAGGGACTGCTCTGGATCGCGGAGCATGCCACCGAACTCGGCATCGACCCCGACCGGATCGTCGTCGCGGGCGCCAGCGCGGGTGGAGGCCTCGCCGCCGGAGTCGCCCTGCTGGCCCGCGATCTCGGCGCCCCGGCCATCGTCGCCCAGGTGCTGATCTGTCCCATGCTCGACCACCGCGCCACCACGCCCTCCAGCCGTCAGTACACCGGCGTGCCGGGCGTGTGGACCGGCGAGATGAACGCCTTCGGGTGGCGTGCCGTCCTCGGTGACCTCACCGAGGACGAGATACCCGCGTATGTCTCACCCGCGCTCGCCGACGACCTCTCGGGCCTGCCGGCGGCCTACATCGACACCGGTTCGGCGGAGGTCTTCCGCGACGAGGACGCGGACTACGCCTCCCGCATCTGGGCGGCCGGCGGTCAGGCCGAACTCCACGTCTGGGCAGGCGGTTTCCACGGCTTCGACGCCCTGTTCCCCCAGGCACGCATCTCGACCACGGCCCGTCGCACCCGCACGGACTGGCTCGCCCGCCGGCTCTCCGCATGA
- a CDS encoding SAM-dependent methyltransferase translates to MCAMTYEGSSIDPNKPSIARVYDYLLGGKDNYAVDREIGDVFKRDLPGSVAIAFANRAALTRAVREIAQTTEVRQFIDLGSGLPTADNVHQVAQRHAPESRVVYVDIDPQVLVHGRALLENNEFTRVVAADVRDPEAVRSHPDTVEMIDFTRPVAVMFSAILHHVNDEEDPAGIVRFWREQVPSGSYFFVSHFRSGNNPETEEAEKVLQQTFGRGRWRTDDEIASLLDGLEILEPGIVPASLWRPDKNDNPWTADGERELTLWERLIAAGLARKP, encoded by the coding sequence ATGTGCGCCATGACGTACGAAGGCTCCTCCATCGACCCGAACAAGCCCAGCATCGCCCGCGTGTACGACTACTTGCTCGGCGGCAAGGACAACTACGCCGTGGACCGCGAGATCGGCGATGTGTTCAAGCGTGATCTGCCCGGCTCGGTGGCCATCGCCTTCGCCAACCGCGCGGCCCTGACCCGTGCGGTCAGGGAGATCGCGCAGACCACAGAGGTGCGTCAGTTCATAGACCTGGGCAGCGGTCTGCCGACCGCCGACAACGTCCACCAGGTCGCCCAGCGCCACGCCCCCGAGTCCCGCGTCGTCTACGTCGACATCGATCCCCAGGTGCTGGTGCACGGCCGTGCCCTGCTGGAGAACAACGAGTTCACGCGCGTCGTCGCGGCCGACGTGCGCGACCCGGAGGCCGTCCGCAGCCACCCGGACACCGTCGAGATGATCGACTTCACTCGTCCCGTCGCCGTCATGTTCAGCGCCATCCTGCACCACGTCAACGACGAGGAGGACCCGGCCGGCATAGTCCGCTTCTGGCGCGAACAGGTGCCCTCCGGAAGCTACTTCTTCGTCAGCCACTTCCGCTCCGGCAACAACCCGGAGACGGAGGAGGCCGAGAAGGTCCTCCAGCAGACCTTCGGCCGCGGCCGGTGGCGCACCGACGACGAGATCGCCTCCCTGCTCGACGGCCTGGAGATCCTCGAACCCGGAATCGTGCCCGCGTCCCTGTGGCGCCCCGACAAGAACGACAACCCGTGGACGGCCGACGGGGAACGGGAACTCACCCTCTGGGAACGCCTCATCGCCGCCGGACTGGCCCGTAAGCCCTGA
- a CDS encoding tetratricopeptide repeat protein: protein MKLLVLGPLELRLERGASDLGQPRRRAVLAALAADAGRPVSMETLLDRLWDGDPPDGARSVVYSHISRLRRLLEEAAAQENRGTATQPSISLGKVSGGYVLRADEDAVDLTRFRALVERGREPACPDAERTGMLEEALRLWRGTPLAGLPGTWADRTRTAWTRERIDAALACAQIHLRRRTPEKVPELLRPLLVDHPLNEQLAALLMRSLAATGSTADALHVYTETRKHLSDELDLPPGPELRSLYEELSRGADLRRPSAPRRPATPVPAQLPMDVRPFIGRSEQLVDLTRALTPADSGAGATAAVVSAVSGTAGVGKTALAVHWAHRSREAFPDGQLYVDLRGYDARSPLSAAQALVGFLTALGVPLQEIPLRLEDRAARYRTALNGRRLLVILDNAASAAQVRPLLPGSPECRVLITSRDSLSALVSVHGAHRVVLGALSGADSLALLRALIGERVDAERSCAEDLARQCAWLPLALRVAAELVLSRPTEPLSGLVAELHDHQRRLDLLASGDDPRAAVRAVFSWSYARLADLPARLFRFLGLHPGPDADLHSVAALADESVDAVRRALDVLVRAHLVNRSGGGRYGMHDLLRVYAAELAERHDPQADRDAALTRLLDHCLAAAAAAMGVLYPAERHLRPAVERPATGLPPLRTAEEARAWLTAAQPTLVALCSRTQEPGPSRHTVRIATTLHRHYERTGHYTDALTVHTHALRAARSVGDQRGEADVLAFLGAVHRRLGDYDTARRLHDTALALCRRTGYAAGEARHLTNVGVLLELRGRYREAAEQHERAVALFRSVGDAHGEADVLNNLGIVLELVEDFKAAIERYERALTLYRTMDHAFGEASALGNLGILLARLGGHTAAAGHFERALTLFRRLGNASGTGHALTNLGNALSGLDRHAEAAGHQREALELFRRIGERYGEAGALNGLGEALHGLGRPAEALEAYANALEVAREIDEQEEQARAHVGTAVVLRAGEDPAGAAGHLREALELYTALESPRAQEVTRMLNGD, encoded by the coding sequence TTGAAGCTCCTTGTGCTCGGTCCGCTGGAACTGCGCCTCGAGCGAGGCGCGTCGGACCTGGGACAGCCGCGAAGGCGAGCCGTCCTCGCCGCGCTGGCGGCGGACGCCGGACGCCCGGTGTCCATGGAGACGCTGCTCGACCGGCTGTGGGACGGCGATCCGCCCGACGGCGCACGCTCCGTCGTCTACTCGCACATCAGCCGCTTACGCCGGCTCCTCGAAGAGGCCGCGGCGCAGGAGAACCGCGGGACGGCGACGCAGCCGTCGATCAGCCTGGGCAAGGTGTCCGGCGGGTACGTGCTGCGGGCGGACGAGGACGCGGTCGACCTCACACGGTTCCGCGCCCTCGTCGAGCGTGGCCGCGAGCCGGCCTGCCCGGACGCGGAGCGCACCGGAATGCTGGAGGAGGCGCTGCGGCTGTGGCGGGGCACCCCGCTGGCCGGACTGCCCGGAACCTGGGCGGACCGCACCCGTACCGCCTGGACCCGGGAACGGATCGACGCGGCACTGGCCTGCGCTCAGATCCATCTACGGCGGCGCACCCCGGAGAAGGTGCCCGAACTGCTGCGGCCCCTGCTGGTCGACCACCCCCTGAACGAGCAACTGGCCGCGTTGCTGATGCGATCGCTTGCGGCCACCGGTTCGACCGCCGACGCACTGCACGTCTACACCGAGACCCGCAAGCATCTCTCCGACGAGCTGGACTTACCCCCCGGCCCCGAACTGCGGTCCCTGTACGAGGAGTTGTCGCGGGGCGCCGACCTCCGCCGACCGTCCGCCCCGCGGCGGCCCGCAACTCCCGTCCCCGCCCAGCTCCCCATGGACGTACGGCCCTTCATCGGCCGGAGTGAGCAGCTCGTCGACCTGACCCGGGCTCTGACACCGGCCGACAGCGGCGCCGGGGCCACGGCGGCGGTCGTCTCCGCCGTCTCCGGCACCGCCGGCGTGGGCAAGACCGCGCTCGCGGTGCACTGGGCCCACCGGTCGAGGGAGGCCTTCCCCGACGGGCAGTTGTACGTCGACCTCCGGGGCTACGACGCTCGTTCGCCGCTGTCCGCGGCCCAGGCCCTGGTCGGGTTCCTCACCGCCCTCGGCGTGCCCCTGCAGGAGATACCGCTGCGCCTGGAGGACCGTGCCGCCCGCTACCGCACGGCCCTGAACGGACGCCGACTCCTGGTGATCCTGGACAACGCCGCGTCCGCCGCCCAGGTCAGGCCGCTGCTGCCGGGCAGTCCGGAATGCCGGGTACTGATCACCAGCCGGGACTCGCTGAGCGCGCTCGTCTCGGTGCACGGCGCCCACCGCGTGGTGCTCGGCGCGCTGTCCGGCGCCGACTCCCTCGCCCTGCTGCGCGCCCTGATCGGGGAACGCGTCGACGCGGAGCGCTCCTGCGCCGAGGACCTGGCGCGGCAGTGTGCGTGGCTGCCGCTGGCCCTGCGGGTGGCGGCGGAGCTGGTCCTGTCCCGGCCCACCGAGCCCCTCAGCGGTCTGGTCGCCGAACTCCACGACCACCAAAGGCGGTTGGACCTGCTGGCCTCCGGCGACGACCCCCGGGCCGCCGTCCGCGCCGTCTTCTCGTGGTCCTACGCCCGCCTGGCCGACCTGCCGGCCCGCCTCTTCAGGTTCCTGGGCCTGCACCCCGGGCCCGACGCCGACCTCCACTCCGTCGCGGCACTGGCCGATGAGTCCGTGGACGCCGTACGACGGGCGCTCGACGTGCTCGTCCGAGCGCACCTGGTGAACCGCAGCGGCGGCGGCCGGTACGGCATGCACGACCTGCTGCGGGTGTACGCGGCGGAACTGGCCGAGCGGCACGATCCGCAGGCCGACCGCGATGCCGCGCTCACCCGACTGCTCGACCACTGTCTGGCGGCCGCGGCAGCGGCCATGGGCGTCCTCTACCCCGCCGAACGGCACCTGCGACCCGCCGTCGAACGGCCGGCCACCGGGCTGCCACCGCTGCGGACCGCGGAGGAGGCCCGCGCCTGGCTGACCGCCGCACAGCCCACACTGGTCGCGCTGTGCTCACGCACCCAGGAGCCCGGCCCGTCCCGGCACACCGTGCGCATCGCCACCACGCTGCACCGCCACTACGAACGCACCGGCCACTACACGGACGCCCTGACCGTCCACACCCATGCGCTGCGGGCCGCACGGTCGGTGGGGGACCAGCGGGGCGAGGCCGACGTCCTGGCCTTCCTCGGCGCCGTCCACCGGCGCCTCGGTGACTACGACACGGCTCGGCGACTGCACGACACCGCCCTCGCGCTGTGCCGCCGCACCGGCTACGCGGCGGGCGAGGCCCGTCACCTGACCAACGTGGGAGTCCTCCTCGAACTGCGCGGCCGTTACCGGGAGGCCGCCGAACAGCACGAGCGGGCGGTCGCGCTGTTCCGCTCGGTCGGTGACGCGCACGGTGAGGCCGATGTGCTCAACAACCTCGGTATCGTGCTGGAGTTGGTGGAGGACTTCAAGGCCGCAATCGAACGCTACGAACGCGCCCTGACGTTGTACCGGACCATGGACCACGCCTTCGGGGAGGCCAGTGCCCTCGGCAACCTCGGCATCCTGCTCGCCCGGCTCGGCGGCCACACCGCGGCGGCAGGCCACTTCGAACGCGCCCTGACCCTGTTCCGGCGGCTCGGCAACGCCTCCGGAACAGGGCACGCGCTGACCAACCTGGGCAACGCGCTCAGCGGCCTGGACCGGCACGCGGAAGCGGCCGGTCACCAGCGCGAGGCACTGGAACTGTTCCGCAGGATCGGCGAGCGCTACGGCGAGGCCGGGGCCCTCAACGGTCTGGGAGAGGCCCTGCACGGCCTCGGGCGGCCCGCCGAGGCTCTGGAGGCGTACGCGAACGCCCTTGAAGTGGCCCGCGAGATCGACGAGCAGGAGGAACAGGCCCGCGCCCACGTCGGAACCGCCGTCGTGCTGCGGGCCGGTGAGGACCCGGCCGGAGCCGCCGGTCACCTCCGCGAGGCCCTGGAGCTCTACACGGCGCTCGAATCCCCGCGCGCACAGGAGGTCACGAGGATGCTGAACGGCGACTGA